A region from the Kribbella shirazensis genome encodes:
- a CDS encoding aldehyde dehydrogenase family protein encodes MKFPAGLPIGESWIEAPATAPVIFPYDGSTVAEAPVGDVAAARAALDSALTVRETVGRLPSYLRRKVLQSVHSAVLAERDAFVDLLVLETGKPLVDCRVEIDRTLLTLETSAEEVARLHGETVPLDLLPSGEGLQGFWVRKPIGVVIGITGFNYPLLLATHKIAPAFAAGCPIIVKPAPQTPLATLWFAHLMRSALADAGAPESALQVVTGAADVGATLTTDERIGAVSFTGSAAVGHRIARDAAPTKVLLELGSNSALVVAADADLDAAADAIVRGGYYASGQACISVQRVIAVESVRDALLDRLGARLPAVVVGDPRDPETRVSALINPASTDRVRQWVGDAVHAGASIAYEAPGDVLGPIVLTDVPDGRQAWDEEIFGPVIAVRSVPDVDSALRAVNETRYGLHASVFTSSLDTAFAAIDRLDVGGVVINEVPGFRSDVMPYGGVKDSGTGREGPRFAIEELTTTRMAIIRPRP; translated from the coding sequence ATGAAGTTCCCCGCCGGCTTGCCGATCGGTGAGTCGTGGATCGAGGCGCCGGCGACGGCGCCGGTGATCTTCCCGTACGACGGATCGACGGTGGCGGAGGCGCCGGTCGGGGACGTCGCCGCCGCGCGGGCGGCCCTCGACAGCGCGCTCACCGTTCGCGAAACGGTCGGCCGGTTGCCGTCGTACCTGCGCCGGAAAGTCTTGCAGAGCGTGCATTCGGCGGTCCTGGCCGAGCGGGACGCCTTCGTCGACCTGCTGGTGCTGGAGACCGGCAAGCCGCTGGTCGACTGCCGGGTCGAGATCGATCGGACGCTGCTCACGCTGGAGACCTCGGCCGAGGAGGTCGCGCGGTTGCACGGCGAGACCGTGCCGCTCGATCTGCTGCCGAGTGGTGAGGGACTGCAGGGCTTCTGGGTCCGCAAGCCGATCGGTGTGGTCATCGGGATCACCGGGTTCAACTATCCGTTGCTGCTCGCGACGCACAAGATCGCGCCGGCGTTCGCGGCCGGCTGCCCGATCATCGTGAAGCCCGCGCCGCAGACCCCGCTCGCGACGCTCTGGTTCGCTCACCTGATGCGCTCGGCGCTGGCCGACGCGGGCGCACCGGAGTCCGCTCTGCAGGTCGTGACCGGTGCGGCCGATGTCGGCGCGACGCTGACCACCGACGAACGCATCGGAGCCGTGTCGTTCACCGGATCGGCCGCCGTCGGGCACCGGATCGCACGGGACGCGGCGCCGACCAAGGTCCTGCTCGAACTGGGATCCAACTCCGCGCTGGTCGTCGCCGCGGACGCCGACCTGGACGCGGCTGCGGACGCGATCGTGCGTGGCGGGTACTACGCCTCCGGTCAGGCCTGCATCTCGGTGCAACGCGTGATCGCGGTCGAATCCGTGCGGGACGCGCTGCTGGACAGGCTCGGTGCGCGGCTGCCCGCTGTGGTGGTCGGTGATCCGCGGGACCCGGAGACGCGGGTGTCCGCGTTGATCAACCCCGCGTCGACGGATCGCGTTCGGCAGTGGGTCGGTGATGCGGTCCATGCGGGCGCCTCGATCGCGTACGAGGCCCCTGGTGACGTCCTCGGTCCGATCGTGCTGACCGACGTACCGGACGGTCGGCAGGCGTGGGACGAGGAGATCTTCGGACCGGTGATCGCCGTACGGTCGGTGCCCGATGTCGACAGCGCGCTGCGGGCCGTCAACGAGACGCGGTACGGGCTGCACGCGAGCGTCTTCACGTCGTCGCTCGACACCGCGTTCGCCGCGATCGACCGGCTCGACGTCGGGGGAGTGGTGATCAACGAAGTGCCCGGGTTCCGCTCCGACGTGATGCCGTACGGCGGGGTGAAGGACTCCGGCACCGGCCGGGAGGGACCGCGCTTCGCGATCGAGGAGCTGACGACGACCCGGATGGCCATCATCCGCCCGCGCCCATGA
- a CDS encoding SDR family NAD(P)-dependent oxidoreductase, with protein sequence MEYTKLFRLDGKHAVVIGAGSGIGRESALALAAHGARVTCADRDFAAARDTAGDSLTAYELDVLDDAAIEQAVADLDPVDVLVFTAATNVRKRILDYTGEEFDRVVALNLRASFQLLRGFGRGMAERGSGSIIGFSSIRGTTVEPGQSVYAATKAGLVQLLRTVAAELGPSGVRANAIAPGVVETPLTAQIKADQSWYDAYAQKGALGRWAQPHELAGAVVYLASDASSFVTGSVLAVDGGWTAVDGRFEPPN encoded by the coding sequence ATGGAGTACACGAAGCTCTTCCGGCTGGACGGGAAGCATGCGGTGGTGATCGGTGCCGGCAGCGGGATCGGGCGGGAGAGCGCCCTGGCGCTGGCGGCCCACGGCGCGCGGGTGACCTGCGCCGACCGGGACTTCGCGGCTGCGCGCGACACGGCCGGCGACTCGTTGACGGCGTACGAGCTGGATGTGCTGGACGACGCGGCGATCGAACAGGCCGTCGCGGACCTGGATCCGGTGGACGTGCTCGTGTTCACGGCGGCGACGAACGTGCGGAAGCGGATCCTCGACTACACCGGCGAGGAGTTCGACCGGGTTGTGGCGCTGAACCTGCGGGCGTCGTTCCAGCTCCTGCGCGGGTTCGGGCGGGGGATGGCGGAGCGGGGGAGCGGCAGCATCATCGGGTTCAGCTCGATCCGCGGTACGACGGTCGAGCCGGGCCAATCGGTGTACGCGGCAACGAAGGCCGGTCTCGTCCAGCTGCTGCGGACGGTGGCCGCCGAGCTCGGTCCGTCCGGGGTCCGCGCGAACGCGATCGCCCCGGGCGTCGTCGAGACACCGCTGACCGCGCAGATCAAGGCCGATCAGAGCTGGTACGACGCCTACGCGCAGAAGGGCGCGCTCGGCCGCTGGGCGCAACCACACGAACTCGCCGGCGCCGTCGTGTACCTCGCGTCCGACGCGTCGAGCTTCGTGACCGGCAGCGTCCTCGCGGTCGACGGCGGCTGGACCGCGGTCGACGGCCGCTTCGAACCACCGAACTGA